Proteins encoded together in one Impatiens glandulifera chromosome 1, dImpGla2.1, whole genome shotgun sequence window:
- the LOC124929614 gene encoding uncharacterized protein LOC124929614: protein MNSKTDAEFGSVNWIESGFTKSCGNFRTTNIDVVEDVDIFSHVLCREKIKRGGCLRIYPRGGDIWAIYKNWSSEWNRETPSEVRHQYEMVEVMMDYDEEDGVHESTEVEKGLMICQNAVGIWILQQQQKQEEAEAGKHKVIS from the exons ATGAACTCCAAAACTGATGCGGAGTTCGGATCAGTGAATTGGATAGAATCTGGCTTTACGAAATCTTGTGGAAATTTTAGGACAACAAACATTGATGTGGTTGAAGATGTGGACATCTTTTCTCATGTATTGTgcagagaaaaaataaaacggGGAGGATGCCTTAGAATATATCCTAGGGGCGGAGATATATGGGCCATATATAAGAACTGGTCATCGGAATGGAACAGGGAGACCCCCTCTGAAGTTAGGCATCAATATGAGATGGTGGAAGTTATGATGGattatgatgaagaagatggagTGCATGAGTCCACAG AGGTGGAGAAAGGACTGATGATCTGCCAGAATGCTGTTGGGATCTGGATCCTTCAACAGCAGCAAAAACAAGAAGAAGCTGAAGCTGGGAAACATAAAGTGATATCTTAA